A window from Arcobacter sp. CECT 8983 encodes these proteins:
- a CDS encoding cation:proton antiporter, protein MLGIIVWTLFIAIVVNLVLRKFHLPTIIGYILTGTIIAYVFDLHAAVNNHDLKEIAEFGVVFLMFTIGLEFSLEHLKRMRKEVFFTGSLQIIVTTIFVITICMLVFNFDFKTSLIIGAAMSLSSTAIVLKTYNENNEIKKRHGQRVLGILIMQDIAVIPILLMISLFASDDSKSVASLIFETTVAAGILLALLYISGKYLLEPFFEHVSKSKSDELFVGSVLLVAIGASYLAHYFGFTYSLGAFVAGMMISETKFKHQVEADLTPFRNLLLGVFFITVGMQINFQLIADNIVIILVLLPVLVSLKYLIIYLLVRIDDTKRIAFKTALSLVQIGEFSLAILELARSRSLIDPTYSQILIVTIVISMILTPIVLKNLSSIATKLLPEDTLKLPETYNIDKDTRGHIVVLGFGHLGQEIAHNLREDGHTYVIIEHNLKYFEMGYRDNEPIIFGNAAHKHILESVNIKDACAVIVAIDNPEKLHLICEVINDLTHNTKTIVKVTRFTEKQELESLHLEHIIVEDDVVARALVEETKECRIDFIKEQKED, encoded by the coding sequence ATGTTAGGAATTATCGTTTGGACACTATTCATCGCAATAGTAGTAAATCTTGTTTTAAGAAAGTTCCATTTACCAACAATTATTGGTTATATTTTAACAGGTACAATTATTGCATACGTATTTGATTTACATGCAGCTGTAAATAATCATGATTTAAAAGAGATTGCAGAGTTTGGTGTTGTGTTCTTAATGTTTACAATTGGGTTGGAGTTTTCATTAGAACACTTAAAAAGAATGAGAAAAGAGGTATTCTTTACTGGTTCTTTACAAATTATAGTTACAACGATATTTGTAATAACTATTTGTATGCTTGTTTTCAATTTTGACTTTAAAACATCACTTATTATAGGTGCTGCTATGTCTTTATCATCAACTGCAATTGTTCTAAAAACATATAATGAAAATAATGAAATTAAAAAAAGACATGGGCAAAGAGTTCTTGGAATTTTAATTATGCAAGATATTGCAGTAATTCCTATTTTACTTATGATTTCACTATTTGCAAGTGATGACAGTAAAAGTGTTGCTTCTTTAATTTTTGAAACAACAGTTGCAGCTGGAATTTTACTTGCTTTACTTTATATTTCTGGTAAGTATTTATTAGAACCATTTTTTGAACATGTTTCAAAATCAAAATCTGATGAACTGTTTGTAGGTTCAGTTTTACTTGTAGCAATTGGAGCTTCTTATTTAGCTCACTATTTTGGCTTTACATACTCACTTGGAGCATTTGTTGCCGGGATGATGATTAGTGAAACAAAGTTTAAACATCAGGTTGAAGCTGACCTTACACCTTTTAGAAACTTATTATTAGGTGTATTCTTTATCACTGTTGGTATGCAAATCAATTTCCAACTAATTGCAGACAATATTGTAATTATCTTAGTTTTATTACCTGTTTTAGTTTCATTAAAATACCTAATTATCTATTTACTTGTAAGAATTGATGATACAAAAAGAATTGCATTTAAAACTGCTTTATCTTTAGTTCAAATTGGAGAGTTCTCGTTAGCAATTTTGGAACTAGCTAGAAGTAGAAGTTTAATTGACCCAACATATTCTCAGATACTTATAGTTACTATCGTTATTTCAATGATTTTAACTCCAATTGTCTTAAAAAACCTTTCATCAATTGCAACAAAACTTTTACCAGAGGATACATTAAAACTTCCAGAAACATACAATATAGATAAAGATACAAGAGGTCATATTGTAGTATTAGGTTTTGGACACTTAGGACAAGAAATTGCCCATAACCTAAGAGAAGATGGACATACTTATGTAATTATTGAGCATAATTTAAAATATTTTGAGATGGGTTATAGGGATAATGAACCTATTATCTTTGGAAATGCAGCCCATAAACATATCTTAGAGTCAGTAAATATCAAAGATGCTTGTGCTGTTATTGTAGCTATTGATAACCCAGAAAAATTACATCTTATTTGTGAAGTTATTAATGACTTAACACACAATACAAAAACTATTGTTAAAGTAACTAGATTTACTGAAAAACAAGAGTTAGAGTCTTTACACTTAGAACATATAATTGTAGAAGATGATGTGGTTGCCCGTGCACTTGTTGAAGAAACAAAAGAGTGTAGAATTGACTTTATCAAAGAGCAAAAAGAAGATTAA
- a CDS encoding DEAD/DEAH box helicase → MKHKKIEERLKELYEQKNTIEKEIETLEAIVNQKENKNLSKDEKVELFKSLFFARTDIYAKKWISKDGSKQAFYPLTQTFRGSDYLPLTNNDVELHLRGKVQLASYLINQTNKSKYIVLEILEKDISKLLKTFASIRIEGLFEYSSYNSVLVWVVFEKEIESKLAKTFAQYILKKSNISAKIFPTKEFVSNANFDEPIELPLHLKFRNSNKTVFFEPNTKEVYKDQWRFLQNVSKVDEQTVLKYNDFEKIDKTDLMFDDIEFPLFKLEIKLYDYLYVPTQNLSRGFINKLKAFASFDNPQVKVLLNLRKPLYNTPRVIKNFEEDENYLKLPRGLIYQISKYLDTNKVDFKIDDKTYFEELETKKVLYTLRPKQEEAIAKILKKRFSICVAPPGFGKTLLGAKMFEQRACSTLIIVNKNMLLDQWRDRFVEYFDYKKADIGFLGKSKNKLNGKIDVATMQSLKNSPEIINNYSFVIVDECHHIPAVTFEQIVKQFYGKYILGLSATPKRKDGLDPILFQQLGDISYEFKKKKTFNNKLEIITTDFISEADNYATLINELCVDEKRNALIIEQIKLHQDRKILILTDRIEHINALEKLLINEEMDYVSIHGSMSKKEQSEKIKLVESKSLILATTSYFGEGIDFPHLNTIIFATPISYYGRLIQYLGRIGRGNQECLAIDFLDNKNAMLNSAYKKRLEGYKQMHYL, encoded by the coding sequence ATGAAGCATAAAAAAATAGAAGAAAGATTAAAAGAACTTTATGAACAAAAAAATACTATAGAAAAAGAGATTGAAACTCTTGAAGCTATAGTTAATCAAAAAGAAAATAAAAATCTATCAAAAGATGAAAAAGTAGAACTTTTTAAATCTCTATTTTTTGCTAGAACAGACATATATGCTAAAAAGTGGATTAGTAAAGATGGCTCAAAACAAGCCTTTTATCCCTTAACTCAAACCTTTAGAGGAAGTGATTACTTACCTTTAACAAATAATGATGTTGAACTTCACTTGCGAGGAAAAGTTCAACTGGCTTCTTATTTAATAAATCAAACAAATAAAAGTAAATATATAGTTTTAGAGATTTTAGAAAAAGATATTTCTAAGCTTTTAAAAACCTTTGCAAGTATCCGTATTGAAGGACTCTTTGAATATAGTTCTTATAATTCAGTTTTAGTATGGGTAGTTTTTGAAAAAGAGATTGAGAGTAAACTTGCAAAGACTTTTGCACAATATATTTTAAAAAAATCGAATATTAGTGCAAAAATCTTTCCCACAAAAGAGTTTGTATCAAATGCAAATTTTGATGAGCCTATTGAGCTGCCACTTCACTTAAAATTTAGAAATTCAAATAAAACAGTATTTTTTGAACCAAATACAAAAGAAGTTTATAAAGATCAATGGAGATTTCTTCAAAATGTCTCTAAAGTAGATGAACAAACAGTTTTAAAATATAATGATTTTGAAAAGATTGATAAAACTGATTTAATGTTTGATGATATAGAGTTTCCTTTATTTAAATTAGAAATAAAATTATATGATTATTTATATGTTCCAACACAAAATTTATCAAGGGGTTTTATAAATAAATTAAAAGCCTTTGCTTCTTTTGATAATCCACAAGTAAAAGTATTGCTTAACCTTAGAAAACCACTTTATAACACTCCAAGAGTAATTAAAAATTTTGAAGAAGATGAAAATTATTTAAAGCTTCCAAGGGGACTTATTTATCAAATCTCAAAGTATTTAGATACAAATAAAGTTGATTTCAAAATTGATGATAAAACATATTTTGAAGAGCTTGAAACAAAAAAGGTTTTATATACATTAAGACCTAAACAAGAAGAAGCTATAGCTAAAATACTTAAAAAAAGATTTTCTATTTGTGTTGCTCCTCCTGGTTTTGGTAAAACATTATTAGGTGCAAAGATGTTTGAACAAAGAGCTTGTTCAACTTTGATTATAGTAAACAAAAATATGTTACTTGATCAATGGAGAGATAGATTTGTAGAGTATTTTGATTATAAAAAAGCTGATATTGGTTTTTTAGGAAAGAGTAAAAATAAACTAAATGGAAAAATTGATGTTGCAACTATGCAAAGCTTAAAAAACTCTCCTGAAATAATAAACAACTACTCTTTTGTGATAGTAGATGAGTGCCACCATATACCAGCTGTTACCTTCGAGCAGATAGTTAAACAGTTCTATGGAAAGTATATTTTAGGTCTTAGTGCAACACCAAAAAGAAAAGATGGTTTAGACCCAATCTTATTTCAACAGCTTGGTGATATTTCCTATGAATTTAAAAAGAAAAAAACTTTTAATAATAAATTAGAGATAATAACAACAGACTTTATAAGTGAAGCTGATAATTATGCTACATTAATTAACGAATTATGTGTAGATGAAAAGAGAAATGCTTTAATTATTGAGCAAATAAAGCTTCATCAAGATAGAAAAATTTTAATCTTAACAGATAGAATTGAACATATTAATGCTTTAGAAAAATTATTAATAAATGAAGAAATGGATTATGTTTCAATCCATGGAAGTATGAGTAAAAAAGAGCAAAGTGAAAAGATTAAACTTGTAGAGTCTAAAAGTCTAATTTTAGCAACAACGTCTTATTTTGGTGAAGGTATAGATTTCCCTCATTTAAATACGATTATATTTGCAACGCCAATTTCTTATTATGGAAGATTGATTCAATATTTAGGAAGAATAGGAAGAGGAAATCAAGAGTGTTTAGCTATTGATTTTTTAGATAACAAAAATGCAATGCTTAATTCAGCTTATAAAAAAAGGCTTGAAGGTTACAAGCAAATGCACTATTTATAG
- a CDS encoding polymer-forming cytoskeletal protein: MGIFGKANKRTTQNGATVIAHGTCIIGGITTEGTVHIDGKFEGVILEADVISIGKTGEVIGDIKANNLIVSGLLDGKIDCNEVQILSTGKVIGNMKYNELSIEEDGKFEGQGVRKGSKLKSRYDEIENKLNNIIITPSHQIEHEA; encoded by the coding sequence GTGGGAATCTTTGGTAAGGCTAATAAGCGAACAACACAAAATGGTGCTACAGTAATTGCCCACGGAACTTGTATAATTGGTGGAATTACAACTGAGGGTACAGTTCATATTGATGGAAAATTTGAAGGTGTTATATTAGAAGCTGATGTTATTTCGATTGGTAAAACAGGAGAAGTAATAGGTGATATAAAAGCTAATAACTTAATAGTTAGTGGGCTTTTAGATGGTAAAATTGATTGCAATGAAGTACAAATTCTTTCAACAGGAAAAGTTATAGGAAATATGAAATATAACGAATTAAGCATTGAAGAAGATGGAAAATTTGAAGGTCAAGGTGTTAGAAAAGGTTCTAAACTAAAAAGTAGATATGATGAAATAGAAAACAAACTAAACAATATCATTATCACACCATCTCACCAGATTGAGCATGAAGCATAA
- a CDS encoding M23 family metallopeptidase yields MKNRLIITVSDVHGTKAFNVHQIAKKLIVFIFLFVLLIIGGGTWFINSLSDKMEFLKEQKQRELAQKEIEINKKEKEITALNEKEQKLQAQNKFYSLQIKSKVEDIDALSSKLDEIESMIGLKDEKIEKLTKETLDSISDNTKYFTLLTIPNGSPLKSTRVTSPYGYRIHPITKRKKFHRGIDLRARMRTPVKATANGVVVYVRSRDNGDFGRVVKLQHSFGFMTIYAHLSKTEVKLGDVIRKGQVVGLSGNSGRSSAAHLHYEVRYGGKILNPKDFITWNFKNYDKIFTKQRRVKWESLVRLISEQHKMVLQ; encoded by the coding sequence ATGAAGAATAGATTAATTATTACTGTTTCTGATGTACATGGAACAAAAGCCTTTAATGTACACCAAATTGCAAAAAAACTTATTGTCTTTATTTTTCTATTTGTTTTACTTATTATTGGTGGAGGAACTTGGTTTATCAATAGTTTAAGTGATAAAATGGAGTTTTTAAAAGAACAAAAACAAAGAGAACTTGCACAAAAAGAAATAGAGATAAATAAAAAAGAAAAAGAGATTACAGCTTTAAATGAAAAAGAACAAAAGCTTCAAGCTCAAAATAAATTTTATTCATTACAAATTAAAAGTAAAGTAGAAGATATTGATGCTTTAAGTTCAAAACTTGATGAAATAGAATCAATGATTGGTCTTAAAGATGAAAAAATAGAAAAACTTACAAAAGAGACTTTAGACTCAATTAGTGATAATACAAAATATTTTACACTTTTAACGATTCCTAATGGCAGTCCCTTAAAAAGTACAAGAGTTACATCTCCTTATGGTTATAGAATCCATCCAATTACGAAAAGAAAGAAGTTTCATAGAGGTATAGATTTAAGAGCAAGGATGAGAACACCAGTAAAAGCAACTGCAAATGGTGTTGTTGTATATGTAAGATCAAGGGACAATGGTGACTTTGGTAGGGTAGTAAAACTACAACATAGCTTTGGATTTATGACTATTTATGCACATTTAAGTAAGACAGAAGTGAAGCTTGGTGATGTTATTAGAAAAGGTCAAGTTGTTGGATTAAGTGGAAATAGTGGACGAAGTAGTGCTGCACATTTACACTATGAAGTAAGATATGGTGGAAAAATATTAAATCCAAAAGACTTTATAACATGGAATTTTAAAAATTATGATAAAATCTTTACTAAACAAAGGAGAGTTAAGTGGGAATCTTTGGTAAGGCTAATAAGCGAACAACACAAAATGGTGCTACAGTAA